The following are from one region of the Edwardsiella tarda ATCC 15947 = NBRC 105688 genome:
- a CDS encoding aldose 1-epimerase family protein, translating into MKSKIQLWRTLFSEQPRILLENDDFRVTALRYASGVEGLRVENGRGHLLILPWMGQMIWQACFDGHDLTMRNPFRQPQPARQVVETYGCFAFHSGLLANGCPSPQDDHPLHGEMPCAPMDEAWLELDEGSLSVTGSYEYVMGFGHHYRAQPTVVLHRDSALFDIGMQVTNLASTPMPLQYMCHMNYAYVPGAVFSQTIPDQAWTLRESIPAHVVPTPQWQRFIERLRQGEVTLSALDDPSCYDPEIVFFADRLDRYGERQEFRMQAADGTTFVTRFSSRDFNYATRWILYNGDQQVAAFVLPATCRPEGALAAQRNGTVLQLAAQQSRSFWLTTGIA; encoded by the coding sequence ATGAAAAGCAAAATTCAGTTATGGCGCACACTGTTCAGCGAGCAACCGCGCATCCTGCTGGAAAATGACGATTTTCGTGTAACGGCGTTACGTTATGCCAGCGGCGTCGAAGGGTTACGGGTAGAGAACGGTCGTGGACATCTGCTGATCCTGCCCTGGATGGGGCAGATGATCTGGCAGGCTTGCTTCGACGGACACGATCTGACAATGCGTAACCCGTTCCGTCAACCGCAGCCGGCGCGGCAGGTGGTGGAGACTTACGGCTGTTTCGCCTTCCACTCCGGTCTGCTGGCCAACGGCTGCCCATCGCCGCAGGACGATCATCCGCTACACGGTGAAATGCCTTGTGCGCCGATGGATGAGGCCTGGCTGGAGCTGGATGAGGGTAGCCTGAGCGTCACCGGCAGCTATGAGTATGTGATGGGCTTCGGTCATCACTACCGGGCCCAGCCTACGGTGGTGCTGCATCGAGATAGCGCGTTGTTCGATATCGGCATGCAGGTGACGAACCTCGCGTCGACGCCGATGCCATTACAGTATATGTGTCACATGAACTACGCCTATGTCCCCGGGGCGGTGTTCAGCCAGACGATCCCGGACCAGGCCTGGACGCTGCGTGAGTCGATCCCGGCTCACGTGGTGCCGACGCCGCAGTGGCAACGCTTTATCGAACGGCTGCGCCAGGGAGAGGTGACGCTGAGCGCCTTGGACGATCCATCGTGTTACGACCCTGAGATCGTCTTCTTCGCCGATCGCTTGGATCGTTACGGTGAGCGACAAGAGTTTCGCATGCAGGCAGCGGACGGCACCACCTTTGTCACGCGCTTCTCCAGTCGCGACTTTAACTATGCGACGCGTTGGATCTTGTACAACGGCGATCAGCAGGTGGCCGCTTTCGTCCTGCCGGCGACCTGCCGGCCGGAGGGGGCCTTGGCGGCGCAGCGCAATGGCACCGTGTTGCAGTTGGCCGCGCAGCAGAGCCGTAGCTTCTGGTTGACCACAGGGATCGCCTAA
- a CDS encoding TonB-dependent receptor family protein, translating to MKIAGYALNPVAVALLLAGLSTAHAEERVIVSGNLLGDARAEAVKTYPGSRSVISNQQLTQDANRSIDDALQHVPNVKIQDETGTGILAQIAVRGLQDSRSGYVQMLLDGIPLALAPYGQTGLSLFPVTFQTIDRIDVVRGGAAVQYGPNNVGGVINIISKPIPLRWTNTMSQRTTLAGHGRNLYDTYLSSGGMLNDRVGLQIEGNLIKGSAFRQHSRQTVQNYRIKGLWNINDDSSLNLTYQYYDADAQLPGALSSADYQQDRTQSTRLQDGYQGRTQRLSAVYNTLLDRVGPFDSGEFNWTLFGHLSHRSFDVGLSQQPGLVWAPDRPADIKQSSPRDFKVWGTEPRLTLYHGGSAINQKITLGARLIDENIDYLVQRHYLTSARPDQVTRDWKFRNQGVAGYLSDAVMLFDDSLTLTPGIRFEQVNEHYRDNQSGQVVKNRDQQWLPGITLGYQATPSWFLYANAQKSLRAPQVTQIVKGGQRGAELAWNYESGVRYTPWTTLSLQADYYRIDYTDSKIIYDNASATFVNLGRARYQGIELEAFYSPAFLDGLKLHAGYAYLDSQQLVGANAGRQMPYASRHQLVLDGRYQWRDTTFALSAYYYSAAFSDKENSREESAKGDAGRLPAYTVWNAQVTQQLYHDRDSQLSGYLTVNNLLNKDYYYRGIDTSPWGRQPAPGRSVTLGVDYTF from the coding sequence ATGAAAATAGCTGGCTACGCTCTCAACCCCGTCGCTGTCGCCCTACTGCTGGCCGGACTCAGTACCGCCCATGCCGAGGAGCGCGTCATCGTTAGCGGCAATCTACTGGGCGATGCGCGCGCCGAGGCGGTGAAAACCTACCCCGGTAGCCGTAGCGTCATCAGTAACCAACAGCTGACACAGGATGCCAACCGCTCCATTGATGACGCCTTGCAGCACGTTCCCAACGTGAAAATTCAAGATGAAACCGGCACCGGAATACTGGCACAGATCGCCGTGCGCGGCCTGCAGGACAGCCGTAGCGGCTACGTGCAGATGTTGCTCGATGGCATCCCGCTGGCATTGGCGCCCTATGGTCAAACGGGATTGTCCCTGTTCCCGGTCACCTTCCAGACCATCGATCGCATCGACGTAGTACGCGGCGGCGCGGCGGTACAGTATGGACCGAACAACGTCGGCGGGGTGATCAACATCATCAGTAAGCCCATTCCCCTCCGTTGGACGAATACCATGTCACAGCGCACGACGCTGGCGGGCCATGGCCGCAATCTATATGACACCTACCTCAGTAGCGGCGGTATGTTGAATGATCGTGTCGGCCTCCAGATCGAGGGCAATCTGATCAAGGGTAGCGCGTTCCGTCAGCACAGCCGACAAACCGTGCAAAACTACCGCATCAAGGGGTTGTGGAACATTAACGATGACAGCAGTCTGAATCTGACCTACCAGTACTACGATGCCGATGCCCAACTTCCCGGCGCCCTCTCTAGCGCGGATTACCAACAGGATCGGACCCAGAGCACCCGCCTGCAAGATGGTTATCAGGGGCGTACTCAACGCCTGAGCGCGGTCTATAACACCCTATTGGATCGGGTCGGTCCCTTCGACTCGGGGGAGTTCAACTGGACGCTGTTCGGCCACCTGTCACACCGCAGTTTCGACGTCGGCCTGAGCCAGCAGCCGGGATTAGTCTGGGCGCCGGATCGTCCGGCGGACATCAAACAAAGCTCGCCGCGCGACTTCAAGGTCTGGGGCACCGAACCCCGCCTGACGCTGTACCACGGGGGAAGCGCCATCAACCAGAAGATCACCCTGGGGGCTCGCTTAATCGATGAAAATATCGACTATCTGGTCCAGCGCCACTATCTGACCAGCGCGCGCCCGGATCAGGTTACGCGTGATTGGAAATTCCGCAATCAGGGGGTGGCTGGCTACCTCAGCGATGCCGTGATGCTATTCGACGACAGCCTAACCCTCACCCCCGGGATACGCTTCGAACAGGTCAACGAACACTATCGCGATAATCAAAGCGGCCAGGTCGTGAAGAACCGCGATCAACAGTGGCTGCCCGGGATCACTCTCGGCTATCAGGCGACCCCCTCCTGGTTCCTGTATGCCAACGCCCAGAAGAGTCTGCGCGCCCCACAGGTCACTCAGATCGTCAAGGGCGGGCAACGTGGCGCGGAATTAGCGTGGAACTACGAATCCGGGGTGCGTTATACCCCCTGGACGACCCTCAGCCTACAGGCCGACTACTACCGCATCGACTACACGGACAGTAAGATCATCTACGACAACGCCAGCGCCACCTTCGTCAACCTGGGGCGGGCGCGTTATCAAGGCATCGAGCTGGAGGCCTTCTATTCCCCCGCCTTTCTCGATGGGCTGAAACTGCACGCCGGTTACGCCTACCTTGACAGCCAGCAATTGGTCGGCGCCAACGCCGGTCGCCAGATGCCTTATGCCTCCCGCCACCAGCTGGTGCTAGATGGCCGTTACCAGTGGCGTGACACCACCTTCGCGCTCTCCGCGTACTATTACAGCGCCGCCTTCTCCGACAAAGAGAATAGCCGCGAGGAGTCGGCGAAGGGCGATGCCGGACGCCTGCCCGCCTATACCGTCTGGAACGCTCAGGTGACTCAGCAGCTATATCATGACCGAGATAGCCAACTGTCCGGCTACCTCACCGTGAATAACCTGTTGAATAAGGACTATTACTACCGCGGGATCGATACCAGCCCTTGGGGACGCCAGCCCGCGCCGGGGCGTTCCGTCACGCTGGGCGTCGACTACACCTTCTAA
- a CDS encoding type III PLP-dependent enzyme, protein MTPAVRREIRKLQQQHSPFCAYLYDLTALRERIADMKHRLPIGCELFYAAKANAEAPILRTLAPWVDGFEAASGGELAWLAQQSLDSKLLFGGPGKLTSELALACELKVDALHVESLSELQRLAMLAEQRRQVLPLLLRMNIPLPGGTDTPLMMAGRPTPFGLDTTDLAAALRLIADCRWLRLRGFHFHLLSHQLSVDNHLALIQHCLTQVGQWCRQFQLSIEMVNLGGGFGINYRDPSHHFDWDDFCQRLPAVRHACQATSWLLRFECGRYISAPCGYYVMEVLDIKRNLGEWFAIGHGGTHHFRTPVAQGHDHPFQVVRRETPAQIRDQRVTLVGQLCTPKDVLARRQPISALAPGDWLVFPLAGAYAWNISHRHFLMHAAPHTVWLV, encoded by the coding sequence ATGACCCCCGCCGTACGACGTGAAATCCGTAAGCTGCAACAGCAACACAGCCCGTTTTGTGCTTATCTGTATGATCTCACGGCGTTGCGTGAACGCATCGCCGACATGAAACATCGGCTACCCATAGGCTGTGAGCTATTTTACGCCGCCAAGGCCAACGCCGAAGCGCCGATCCTACGCACCCTGGCACCATGGGTCGATGGCTTTGAGGCGGCCTCCGGGGGGGAGCTGGCCTGGCTCGCACAGCAGTCGCTGGACAGCAAATTACTGTTCGGCGGCCCCGGCAAATTGACCAGCGAATTGGCGTTAGCCTGTGAGCTGAAAGTCGACGCCTTGCATGTCGAGAGCCTCAGCGAGTTGCAGCGCCTGGCCATGCTGGCCGAGCAGCGGCGCCAGGTACTGCCCCTGTTATTACGGATGAATATCCCCTTACCCGGCGGGACAGATACCCCGCTGATGATGGCTGGCAGGCCGACGCCCTTCGGCCTGGACACCACCGATCTGGCCGCGGCGCTGCGGTTGATCGCCGACTGCCGCTGGCTGAGGCTACGCGGGTTCCACTTCCATCTACTCTCCCACCAACTCAGCGTCGACAACCATCTGGCATTGATCCAGCACTGCCTGACACAGGTCGGGCAGTGGTGCCGGCAATTTCAGTTATCGATCGAGATGGTCAATCTCGGCGGTGGTTTCGGCATCAACTACCGCGATCCGAGCCACCACTTCGACTGGGACGACTTCTGCCAACGCCTGCCCGCCGTCCGCCACGCCTGCCAGGCGACGTCCTGGCTGCTGCGCTTCGAGTGCGGACGCTACATCAGCGCCCCCTGTGGCTACTATGTTATGGAGGTATTGGACATCAAACGTAACTTGGGCGAGTGGTTCGCCATCGGCCATGGCGGCACTCACCACTTCCGCACCCCGGTGGCCCAGGGGCACGACCATCCATTCCAGGTGGTACGCCGCGAGACGCCCGCGCAAATCCGCGATCAACGCGTCACCCTCGTCGGCCAGCTATGCACGCCCAAGGATGTGCTCGCGCGTCGCCAACCCATATCCGCACTGGCTCCGGGTGACTGGCTAGTCTTCCCGTTGGCGGGGGCCTACGCCTGGAACATCTCTCATCGGCACTTCCTGATGCACGCCGCGCCGCACACGGTTTGGCTGGTATGA
- a CDS encoding IucA/IucC family protein — protein MTTDALTPNPVASEQREPYTAACHATFTALLNCYIREFALGDDGVHLCPRGDIPQALSSPLIEGEPIRLTLPASACLLAVKARRWSLLGRGDFDQVPFVKRFGQAWRPLTPTQACALLQREMAARLGVDHNAELAEQIANSSAVTATFLADDFRPTPDYIGSEQSLIWGHPLHPSPKSRSGVDPRALLACSPEVGARFPLFWFRIDPCLLSQQGHDDIGALLYELSGAHNLYPCHPWEVEHIMRSPLYLRAVRQGMITPLGARGTALLPTSSVRTLFHPTLPWFLKCSIHVRLTNCVRKNAWYELESAVTLSALLDDAFRWLERAVPGLSILREPNATTLDFSPLAQAHEQAAVCHLQECFGILYRQALPPSVRQSDQAHLAGTLFGLDRDGDSPLRHLIRELAALRGLEYAETAQLWLDRYLSLLLPSVLSAFFDQGIVFEPHLQNVLIGLEAHLPCRLWLRDLEGTKLDRSQWDASRLASLSDAARQSVWYSRHQGWQRIAYCLFVNHLSEALFRLADGDRSLEQRLWDRLAHHLQAWRHQPEIAALLAGAPLPSKNNLRTRLLQRRDRQSDYTPLAHPMRSRP, from the coding sequence ATGACTACCGATGCCCTGACGCCTAACCCTGTCGCCAGCGAGCAGCGCGAGCCTTACACGGCGGCCTGCCACGCCACTTTTACCGCCCTGCTCAATTGCTATATCCGCGAATTCGCCCTCGGCGACGACGGCGTACATCTGTGCCCACGTGGCGACATCCCCCAGGCGTTGAGTTCTCCCTTAATAGAGGGCGAGCCCATACGCCTGACGCTTCCCGCGAGCGCCTGCCTCTTGGCCGTCAAGGCGCGACGCTGGAGCCTGCTGGGACGTGGTGACTTCGATCAGGTCCCCTTTGTGAAACGCTTTGGCCAAGCCTGGCGGCCGCTGACGCCAACACAGGCCTGCGCGCTACTACAACGCGAGATGGCCGCACGCCTTGGGGTGGATCATAACGCGGAGTTGGCCGAGCAGATCGCCAACAGTAGCGCCGTGACGGCGACCTTCCTGGCCGACGACTTCCGCCCGACGCCCGACTACATCGGCAGTGAGCAGAGCCTGATCTGGGGACATCCGCTGCACCCCAGTCCAAAGAGCCGCAGCGGCGTCGACCCACGCGCCCTGCTGGCCTGTTCCCCCGAGGTCGGCGCCCGCTTTCCGCTGTTCTGGTTTCGCATCGATCCCTGTCTGCTCAGCCAGCAAGGACACGACGACATCGGCGCGCTACTGTACGAATTGAGCGGTGCGCACAATCTGTACCCCTGCCATCCCTGGGAAGTCGAGCACATTATGCGCTCTCCGCTGTACCTCCGCGCCGTCCGCCAGGGGATGATCACCCCGCTCGGCGCACGCGGCACGGCGCTGCTACCGACCTCATCGGTGCGTACCCTGTTTCACCCCACCTTGCCGTGGTTCCTCAAGTGCTCGATCCATGTACGGCTGACCAACTGCGTGCGCAAGAACGCCTGGTACGAACTCGAGAGCGCCGTCACCCTAAGCGCCCTGCTCGACGACGCCTTCCGGTGGCTTGAGCGTGCGGTTCCCGGCCTGAGCATATTGCGCGAACCCAACGCGACGACCCTCGACTTCAGCCCCCTCGCCCAAGCGCACGAACAGGCGGCGGTATGCCACCTGCAAGAGTGTTTCGGCATCCTGTATCGCCAGGCTCTGCCCCCCAGCGTTCGGCAGAGCGACCAGGCGCACCTAGCCGGTACTCTCTTTGGCCTCGACCGCGACGGTGACAGCCCGCTGCGCCACCTTATCCGAGAACTGGCCGCCCTACGCGGTCTCGAGTACGCGGAGACGGCGCAACTCTGGCTGGATCGCTATCTGAGCCTGCTACTCCCCAGCGTCCTGTCGGCCTTCTTCGACCAGGGGATTGTCTTCGAGCCGCATCTACAAAATGTGTTGATCGGGCTGGAAGCGCACCTGCCCTGCCGCCTGTGGCTACGCGACCTGGAGGGAACCAAGCTCGATCGAAGCCAATGGGATGCCAGCCGCCTGGCCTCCCTGTCCGACGCGGCTCGCCAGTCGGTGTGGTATAGCCGCCATCAGGGTTGGCAACGCATCGCCTACTGCCTGTTCGTCAATCACCTCTCCGAGGCTCTATTCCGCTTGGCGGACGGCGATCGCTCGCTGGAGCAGCGCCTCTGGGATCGCCTGGCGCACCATCTGCAAGCCTGGCGCCATCAGCCGGAGATCGCCGCGCTACTGGCAGGCGCTCCGCTCCCCAGCAAAAACAACCTGCGGACGCGACTACTGCAACGTCGCGATCGGCAGTCCGACTACACCCCCTTAGCCCATCCGATGAGGAGCCGTCCATGA
- a CDS encoding MFS transporter — protein sequence MVPILPIVLACHFLAAFTVLGVPLFLPALLRGFHIAPASPWIGLLYTLPTVVMALSAPFWGRFADRYGCRLSLQRALLGLTLAFILAGAAPSLPWLIMALLLQGLAGGTLAAANGYLYRHYPGEALAHALNWTQFSARLALLSAPPLLGLALGQDGIHAAQTLWLWLALLPLAGLLLSLGLPDDQRVHHATPSALPKRRRRASPSSAPTDYGILLTLQFLFSFAMVTTFPYFLPYAQGWVRQPALIGVLYSWPHLLYLLLLPMVQRTRATRRPLAWGLGMLALSALWQGHLSTIAALLAARTLFGLGMLMTYIGLNRHIATRLRDHDAAYRLAQLDASAKWAGVAAGLCAAGLSARFSPAAPFIASAAAALAALALCLLFPFKEPCHDYRCPDA from the coding sequence ATGGTACCGATCCTGCCTATCGTTCTGGCTTGCCATTTTCTCGCGGCGTTCACCGTCCTCGGCGTACCGCTGTTTCTGCCAGCCCTACTGCGCGGTTTCCACATTGCGCCCGCCAGTCCCTGGATCGGCCTGCTCTACACGCTACCGACGGTCGTCATGGCGCTGAGCGCACCGTTCTGGGGGCGCTTCGCCGATCGCTATGGTTGCCGCCTGTCGTTACAACGAGCGCTGCTGGGGCTAACGCTGGCCTTCATCCTGGCTGGCGCCGCGCCCTCATTGCCTTGGCTGATCATGGCCTTACTCCTGCAAGGTTTGGCCGGTGGGACCTTGGCCGCCGCCAATGGCTACCTGTACCGTCACTATCCGGGTGAAGCGTTGGCGCACGCGCTCAACTGGACACAGTTCTCTGCTCGACTGGCCCTGCTAAGCGCCCCACCACTCCTCGGATTGGCGCTGGGGCAAGACGGGATACACGCGGCGCAAACGCTCTGGCTATGGCTCGCGCTGTTGCCGCTGGCTGGCTTGTTGCTCAGCCTGGGATTACCGGACGATCAGCGCGTGCACCACGCGACACCGAGCGCGCTCCCCAAGCGACGCAGGCGCGCATCCCCCTCTTCCGCGCCGACGGATTACGGCATCCTGCTCACGTTACAATTTCTGTTCAGCTTCGCCATGGTCACCACCTTTCCCTATTTCTTGCCCTACGCCCAGGGCTGGGTCAGGCAACCGGCGCTGATCGGCGTGCTCTATAGCTGGCCTCATCTGCTGTATCTGTTATTGCTCCCCATGGTGCAACGGACGCGCGCGACGCGGCGCCCGCTCGCCTGGGGACTGGGCATGTTGGCACTGTCCGCCCTATGGCAAGGTCACCTCAGCACCATCGCCGCGTTACTGGCTGCCCGTACCCTCTTCGGACTGGGAATGCTGATGACCTATATCGGCCTCAATCGCCACATCGCCACGCGTCTGCGTGACCACGATGCCGCCTACCGTCTGGCGCAATTGGACGCCAGCGCCAAATGGGCCGGCGTCGCGGCAGGCCTGTGTGCTGCCGGCTTAAGCGCCCGCTTCTCGCCGGCCGCCCCGTTTATCGCCTCTGCCGCCGCGGCCCTGGCCGCGCTGGCGCTCTGCCTGCTTTTCCCCTTTAAGGAGCCTTGCCATGACTACCGATGCCCTGACGCCTAA
- a CDS encoding IucA/IucC family protein, whose translation MNQRHYITQRIIDACLREDVAGLVSQATLRQEGDIHWLYATHLSVPLRLAVLPHDYMQSWRAAAPHWQERHAGEWRDCSGYEAWLTRLTPADDPEARQLYAAYRAEADAACQQGELCRAIFTEQAAALTPDLARCSWGERLRHADRMASFLDHPYYPTARAKFGFNAEQLRAYAPEFAPSFALRWLAVPRAAVTLCDDQPLPTWWPQPAQVGLDPRLVAHHILLPVHPLTWPQLDALPPGSLAAPAAYLTVYPTLSVRTVQLADDPTCHIKVPLAMRTLGQKNLRLIKPSTLYDGQWFADLLPRLARRDPLLCGRLRHVDESVGAHVGDNRLLAFLLRRYPAPRADETLAPVAALGSRLPDGRSYLRFVLAQPGMPSLTAWWQEYCSLMAEVHLTLWLRYGIALESNQQNAMLSLVPGQPLTLMMKDNDAARLWPPRFRAACPDLAERLVLLRDERICVDDEQALAQMFITITLQLDLAAVLESLAAAGELERSAAYRTLRQALAQTLEKLASQGVETAFARHVLFDDPRQPVKYLLQSGSLLSKRASGAADINKFYGHSGPNFLRSETA comes from the coding sequence ATGAATCAACGCCACTATATTACGCAGCGCATCATCGACGCCTGCCTTCGCGAGGATGTCGCCGGCCTCGTGAGCCAGGCGACGCTGCGCCAAGAGGGGGATATCCACTGGCTGTACGCCACGCACCTCTCCGTCCCACTGCGCCTGGCTGTGCTCCCGCATGACTATATGCAATCCTGGCGCGCCGCCGCCCCCCACTGGCAGGAGCGGCACGCCGGGGAGTGGCGTGACTGTTCAGGTTACGAGGCATGGCTGACACGCCTGACACCGGCGGACGATCCCGAGGCGCGCCAGCTGTATGCCGCCTACCGTGCCGAGGCTGACGCCGCCTGTCAGCAGGGTGAACTCTGCCGCGCCATCTTCACCGAACAGGCCGCCGCCTTAACGCCCGATCTGGCGCGCTGTAGCTGGGGCGAGCGTCTACGCCATGCCGATCGCATGGCCAGCTTCCTCGACCACCCCTATTACCCCACCGCCCGCGCCAAGTTCGGCTTCAACGCCGAGCAATTACGTGCCTACGCCCCTGAGTTTGCCCCCAGCTTCGCCCTGCGTTGGCTGGCCGTCCCCCGCGCAGCCGTGACCCTTTGCGACGATCAGCCGCTGCCAACCTGGTGGCCGCAACCGGCACAGGTTGGGCTGGATCCTCGTCTCGTCGCCCACCATATCCTGCTGCCGGTACATCCACTGACCTGGCCACAGCTCGACGCGCTACCGCCCGGCAGCCTGGCGGCGCCCGCGGCGTATCTCACGGTCTATCCCACGCTATCGGTCCGCACCGTCCAGCTCGCCGACGACCCCACTTGCCATATCAAGGTTCCCTTGGCGATGCGCACCTTAGGGCAGAAAAATCTACGTCTCATCAAGCCATCGACGCTGTATGACGGGCAATGGTTCGCCGACCTTCTGCCACGGCTGGCGCGACGCGATCCGTTACTGTGCGGACGTCTACGCCACGTCGACGAAAGCGTTGGCGCTCACGTCGGCGACAATAGGCTACTGGCCTTCCTACTGCGCCGCTACCCGGCGCCTCGCGCCGACGAAACGCTGGCACCGGTGGCAGCCCTCGGCAGCCGGCTACCCGATGGACGCAGCTACCTGCGCTTCGTGCTCGCTCAACCCGGCATGCCCTCACTCACCGCATGGTGGCAGGAATACTGTTCGCTAATGGCCGAGGTCCACCTGACCCTCTGGCTACGTTACGGCATCGCGCTAGAGTCCAATCAACAAAACGCCATGCTCAGCCTGGTTCCCGGTCAGCCACTGACGCTGATGATGAAAGACAACGACGCCGCCCGCCTATGGCCGCCCCGTTTTCGAGCCGCCTGCCCCGATCTGGCCGAACGCCTCGTTCTGCTGCGCGACGAACGTATCTGCGTGGATGACGAGCAGGCGCTGGCGCAGATGTTCATTACCATCACCTTACAACTCGATCTGGCGGCCGTGCTGGAAAGCCTCGCCGCCGCCGGTGAACTGGAGCGTTCCGCCGCCTATCGAACACTGCGTCAAGCCCTGGCACAAACCCTGGAGAAGCTGGCGAGTCAGGGCGTCGAGACCGCTTTTGCGCGCCACGTGCTGTTCGACGATCCCCGTCAGCCGGTGAAGTATCTCCTACAAAGCGGCAGCCTGCTCAGTAAGCGCGCCTCGGGGGCGGCGGACATCAATAAGTTTTATGGCCACAGCGGCCCGAACTTCCTGCGTAGCGAGACGGCGTAG
- a CDS encoding siderophore biosynthesis protein PvsA gives MSHSAPLVIVSHVVNAALIDGFIPAAQRLGLPILLLTDRAAEHRARLDSNIDLTACDVFNPLAILETLTALGVTPCGLFSNSDHLQSACAIAAAALELPGKPWPICYAAKEKWRMRQRLAHLGLPSVWSLPLLPDTPIDPDWPWPLVLKPSQGVASLHVTRVENPAQLAAARDAFPPGSTILLEQYLPGPLFTLETLGDGERLIAIGGFDVTLGAAPYFIETQAHWPGEQSQRWQAQALAQLQRFGVGLGVCHSEFIVGPHGPVLVEINYRSIGDGREFLLDRLLPSGWFAPILRLHLGQALPEIELPATVALIHYLVAERAGILRRPPAPHCPPGVSYQALRRRGERIQQTHSNKDYLGVLYLQAADRPQLQALSEQALPSLTWEIAQ, from the coding sequence ATGTCTCACTCTGCACCTCTGGTCATCGTCAGCCATGTCGTGAATGCCGCACTCATCGATGGCTTTATTCCTGCGGCTCAGCGGCTGGGATTACCCATACTGCTACTCACCGATCGCGCCGCCGAACACCGCGCCCGACTCGACAGCAATATCGATCTGACGGCATGCGACGTCTTTAATCCGCTCGCCATCCTAGAGACCCTGACGGCGTTGGGAGTCACGCCTTGCGGTCTATTCAGCAACAGTGACCATCTCCAGAGCGCTTGCGCCATCGCCGCGGCCGCCCTCGAACTACCGGGCAAGCCATGGCCGATTTGCTACGCCGCCAAAGAGAAGTGGCGCATGCGCCAGCGGCTGGCGCACCTAGGACTCCCCTCCGTCTGGTCGTTGCCATTGTTGCCCGATACGCCCATCGACCCCGACTGGCCGTGGCCCTTAGTGCTGAAGCCCAGCCAAGGCGTGGCCTCGCTGCACGTCACTCGGGTAGAGAACCCCGCGCAATTAGCCGCGGCGCGCGACGCCTTCCCGCCCGGCAGTACGATTCTGTTAGAGCAGTATCTTCCAGGCCCCCTGTTTACTCTCGAGACACTAGGCGACGGTGAGCGGCTGATCGCCATCGGTGGCTTTGACGTCACCCTCGGTGCTGCCCCCTATTTCATCGAAACCCAGGCGCACTGGCCAGGGGAGCAGAGTCAACGCTGGCAAGCTCAAGCGCTGGCACAACTGCAACGCTTCGGCGTCGGGCTCGGTGTATGCCACAGCGAATTCATCGTCGGTCCACACGGCCCCGTGTTGGTTGAGATCAACTATCGCAGCATCGGCGATGGAAGAGAGTTTCTCTTGGATCGCCTACTGCCCTCAGGCTGGTTCGCCCCTATTCTGCGCCTCCATCTCGGCCAGGCATTACCCGAGATCGAGCTGCCTGCGACGGTGGCGCTAATCCACTATCTGGTCGCCGAGCGCGCTGGCATCCTGCGTCGTCCACCGGCACCGCACTGTCCGCCCGGCGTCAGCTATCAAGCGCTGCGTCGCCGTGGCGAGCGCATCCAACAGACCCACTCCAACAAAGACTATCTGGGCGTGCTCTACCTGCAAGCGGCGGATCGACCGCAGCTACAAGCGCTGAGTGAGCAGGCCCTGCCCTCACTAACCTGGGAGATCGCGCAATGA
- a CDS encoding HpcH/HpaI aldolase family protein: MLELSLSAKLARQPVFGILNSLLHPMLVEMIACAGYDFVILDMEHLAHDETRLQHCIQLAQNQGCAPLVRVPDATAKRIGRVLDLGAHGIVLPQVESIEQVRTARDAMRFPPLGRRGITGGSVTGFGSRPLDDYLHQANQGLVLIPMIESPAGLALLDELLALEGVSMILEGALDLALSLGLGAQPTHPLVTRQLRRLARRCRAAGIPFCANPRNEQQQAYWQRAGISAWLCGEDRGLLFRTLRQRRDTLCAATSRGTSRAALTL, translated from the coding sequence ATGTTAGAATTATCACTCTCTGCTAAGTTAGCTCGCCAGCCGGTATTTGGCATTCTCAACTCACTGCTGCATCCGATGCTGGTTGAGATGATCGCCTGCGCCGGCTACGACTTTGTCATCCTCGACATGGAGCACCTGGCTCACGACGAAACGCGACTACAGCACTGCATCCAGCTTGCTCAGAACCAGGGCTGCGCACCGCTGGTACGCGTCCCTGACGCCACGGCCAAGCGTATCGGTCGGGTGTTAGATCTCGGCGCCCACGGCATCGTACTCCCCCAGGTCGAATCCATCGAACAGGTACGCACGGCACGCGATGCCATGCGCTTCCCACCACTCGGACGACGCGGTATCACCGGTGGCAGCGTCACCGGCTTCGGTAGCCGTCCGCTGGACGACTATCTACACCAGGCCAATCAAGGGTTGGTTCTCATCCCGATGATCGAGTCGCCTGCCGGGCTGGCCCTACTCGATGAGCTACTGGCGCTCGAGGGCGTCAGCATGATCCTCGAGGGCGCGCTAGACCTCGCGCTCAGTCTGGGGTTAGGTGCCCAGCCGACTCATCCGCTGGTAACCCGCCAACTGCGCCGATTGGCCCGCCGCTGCCGCGCCGCCGGCATACCCTTCTGTGCCAATCCGCGCAACGAGCAACAGCAAGCCTACTGGCAACGCGCCGGCATCAGCGCCTGGCTATGCGGCGAGGACCGTGGCCTGCTGTTCCGCACATTACGCCAACGGCGCGACACGCTCTGTGCCGCGACATCCCGCGGCACCTCTCGCGCCGCCCTCACCCTGTAA